In Carya illinoinensis cultivar Pawnee chromosome 16, C.illinoinensisPawnee_v1, whole genome shotgun sequence, a single window of DNA contains:
- the LOC122299251 gene encoding uncharacterized protein LOC122299251 isoform X1: protein MELMVRCSPFKVPRFLTKLRFAVVIFEITQKEHFAHFLPQIILILVLLGATSGKSPDHQLQWQGPVREGDSNIVAHSCIHDQIIEQRRRTGHKVYSVTPQLYKESDISKLLYHKGRALLGVSNFLEQLKDAKQPIRIYLNYDAVDHSPERDCRRVGDIVKVGEPPVTSLPDSPSCNPHGDPPILGDCWYNCTLDDISGEEKRARLHKALGQTADWFRRALSVEPVKGNLRLSGYSACGQDGGVQLPREYVEDGVADADLVLFVTTRPTTGNTLAWAVACERDQWGRAIAGHVNVAPRHLTAEAETLLSATLIHEVMHVLGFDPHAFSHFRDERKRRRSQVTKQVMDEKLGRIVTRVVLPRVVMHSRYHYGAFSDNFTGLELEDGGGRGTSGSHWEKRLLMNEIMTGSVDTRSVVSKMTLALLEDSGWYQANYTIADRLDWGYNQGTEFVTLPCNLWKGAYHCNTTQSSGCTYNREAEGYCPIVSYSGDLPQWARYFPLANKGGQSSLADYCTYFVAYSDGSCTDTNGARAPDRMLGEVRGSSSRCLSSSLVRTGFVRGSITQGNGCYQHRCINNSLEVAVDGMWKVCPEGGGPIQFPGFNGELICPEYHELCSTGRVLGSGHCPDSCHFNGDCVDGRCRCFLGFHGHDCSKRFCPGNCNGHGQCLSNGICECENDYTGVDCSTAICNEQCSLHGGVCDNGVCEFRCSDYAGYTCQNSSMLTSSLLVCKNVLESDLAGQHCAPSEPSILQQLEEVVVMPNYHRLFPGGARKLFNFFGSSYCDAAAKRLACWISIQKCDNDGDNRLRVCHSACQSYNLACGASLDCSDQTLFSSEEETEGQCTGSSEMKLSLLDRMLSVFYLSNNSWKGRMSVKSRQR from the exons aTGGAGCTAATGGTTCGTTGTAGTCCGTTTAAAGTACCCAGATTTCTTACTAAGCTTCGGTTCGCCGTCGTTATTTTCGAG ATAACCCAGAAAGAACATTTTGCTCACTTTCTGCCTCAGATTATATTGATATTGGTACTGTTGGGAGCTACAAGTGGAAAATCCCCAGACCATCAACTGCAATGGCAAGGTCCAGTACGGGAAGGTGACAGTAACATTGTTGCACACTCTTGCATCCATGACCAGATAATTGAACAAAGAAGGCGAACTGGGCACAAGGTGTATTCTGTTACCCCGCAACTTTATAAAGAGTCTGATATCTCAAAACTGCTTTACCATAAAGGTAGGGCATTGCTTGGTGTCTCCAACTTCTTGGAGCAACTAAAGGATGCCAAGCAACCCATAAGAATATATCTAAATTATGATGCTGTTGATCACTCGCCTGAAAGAGATTGTCGACGGGTTGGAGACATTGTAAAG GTTGGCGAGCCTCCCGTGACCTCTCTTCCTGACTCTCCTTCTTGCAATCCTCATGGTGATCCTCCAATTTTGGGTGACTGCTGGTATAACTGCACGTTGGATGATATCTCTGGGGAGGAAAAAAGGGCTCGCCTTCACAag GCTTTGGGTCAAACAGCGGACTGGTTCAGGAGGGCCCTGTCCGTTGAGCCTGTGAAAGGAAACCTGAGGTTAAGTGGATATTCTGCATGTGGACAAGATGGAGGGGTACAGCTCCCACGTGAATATGTTGAAG ATGGTGTAGCTGATGCTGACTTGGTTCTTTTCGTTACAACAAGACCTACCACTGGCAACACTCTTGCATGGGCAGTGGCATGTGAACGTGATCAATGGGGCCGTGCAATTGCTG GGCATGTGAATGTTGCTCCACGCCATTTGACAGCTGAAGCAGAGACCTTACTTTCAGCTACTCTCATACATGAG GTCATGCATGTTCTTGGTTTTGATCCCCATGCCTTTTCTCATTTTCGAGATGAGAGGAAAAGACGGCGTAGTCAG GTCACGAAGCAAGTTATGGATGAAAAGCTTGGTCGGATAGTGACACGTGTGGTGCTTCCACGTGTTGTCATGCACTCCCGATATCATTATGGG GCTTTCTCCGATAACTTTACTGGGTTAGAGCTAGAAGACGGAGGAGGACGTGGCACATCAG GATCTCATTGGGAAAAAAGGCTtctgatgaatgaaattatgacGGGTTCAGTCGATACAAGATCAGTAGTTTCGAAAATGACGCTTGCTTTACTAGAAGATAGTGGGTGGTACCAGGCTAATTATACCATCGCAGACCGTCTGGACTGGGGTTATAACCAAGGAACTGAATTTGTTACCTTGCCTTGCAATCTCTGGAAAGGGGCATACCATTGTAACACGACCCAGTCGTCTGGCTGTACATATAACAGGGAGGCTGAGGGTTACTGCCCGATTGTAAGTTACAGTGGAGACCTCCCTCAGTGGGCACGTTATTTTCCACTGGCTAACAAAG GAGGGCAGTCCTCATTGGCTGATTATTGTACGTACTTTGTAGCTTATTCTGATGGATCATGTACAGACACGAACGGTGCTCGAGCACCAGACAGAATGTTGGGTGAAGTGCGAGGGAGTAGCTCTAG GTGTTTGTCCTCATCATTAGTACGTACGGGCTTTGTACGTGGTTCAATAACCCAAGGAAATGGTTGTTACCAACACAGGTGCATTAATAACTCTCTAGAG GTTGCTGTTGATGGTATGTGGAAAGTATGTCCTGAAGGTGGTGGACCAATTCAGTTCCCCGGCTTTAATG GTGAATTGATATGCCCTGAATACCATGAGCTCTGTAGCACAGGCCGAGTTCTTGGATCAGGTCATTGTCCCGATTCTTGTCATTTCAATGGAGATTGTGTTGATGGAAGGTGCCGTTGCTTTCTAGGATTTCATGGTCATGACTGCAGTAAAC GCTTCTGCCCCGGCAATTGTAATGGACATGGCCAATGCCTCTCTAATGGGATTTGTGAATGTGAAAATGACTACACTGGTGTTGACTGCTCCACAG CCATTTGCAATGAACAATGTAGTCTTCATGGTGGAGTCTGTGATAATGGAGTATGTGAATTCCGTTGTTCAGACTATGCGGGCTACACATGCCAGAACAGCTCCATGCTCACCTCTAGTCTGCTAGTTTGCAAAAATGTGCTGGAAAGTGATCTAGCTGGGCAACACTGTGCACCCAGTGAACCAAGCATACTGCAGCAACTAGAAGAAGTAGTTGTTATGCCCAACTACCACCGTTTGTTCCCAGGTGGTGCCAGGaagttatttaatttctttggcAGTAGCTACTGTGATGCAGCAGCTAAGCGCCTTGCATGTTGG ATCTCAATCCAGAAGTGCGACAACGATGGTGACAACAGGCTTCGGGTCTGTCATTCAGCATGTCAGTCGTATAATTTAGCATGTGGGGCTTCACTTGACTGCTCAGACCAGACCCTCTTCAGTAGCGAGGAGGAAACTGAGGGGCAGTGCACAGGGTCCAGTGAAATGAAACTCTCATTGCTTGATCGGATGCTGAGTGTTTTCTATCTTAGCAATAATTCCTGGAAAGGAAGAATGTCTGTAAAAAGTAGGCAgcgttaa
- the LOC122299251 gene encoding uncharacterized protein LOC122299251 isoform X2, with translation MELMVRCSPFKVPRFLTKLRFAVVIFEIILILVLLGATSGKSPDHQLQWQGPVREGDSNIVAHSCIHDQIIEQRRRTGHKVYSVTPQLYKESDISKLLYHKGRALLGVSNFLEQLKDAKQPIRIYLNYDAVDHSPERDCRRVGDIVKVGEPPVTSLPDSPSCNPHGDPPILGDCWYNCTLDDISGEEKRARLHKALGQTADWFRRALSVEPVKGNLRLSGYSACGQDGGVQLPREYVEDGVADADLVLFVTTRPTTGNTLAWAVACERDQWGRAIAGHVNVAPRHLTAEAETLLSATLIHEVMHVLGFDPHAFSHFRDERKRRRSQVTKQVMDEKLGRIVTRVVLPRVVMHSRYHYGAFSDNFTGLELEDGGGRGTSGSHWEKRLLMNEIMTGSVDTRSVVSKMTLALLEDSGWYQANYTIADRLDWGYNQGTEFVTLPCNLWKGAYHCNTTQSSGCTYNREAEGYCPIVSYSGDLPQWARYFPLANKGGQSSLADYCTYFVAYSDGSCTDTNGARAPDRMLGEVRGSSSRCLSSSLVRTGFVRGSITQGNGCYQHRCINNSLEVAVDGMWKVCPEGGGPIQFPGFNGELICPEYHELCSTGRVLGSGHCPDSCHFNGDCVDGRCRCFLGFHGHDCSKRFCPGNCNGHGQCLSNGICECENDYTGVDCSTAICNEQCSLHGGVCDNGVCEFRCSDYAGYTCQNSSMLTSSLLVCKNVLESDLAGQHCAPSEPSILQQLEEVVVMPNYHRLFPGGARKLFNFFGSSYCDAAAKRLACWISIQKCDNDGDNRLRVCHSACQSYNLACGASLDCSDQTLFSSEEETEGQCTGSSEMKLSLLDRMLSVFYLSNNSWKGRMSVKSRQR, from the exons aTGGAGCTAATGGTTCGTTGTAGTCCGTTTAAAGTACCCAGATTTCTTACTAAGCTTCGGTTCGCCGTCGTTATTTTCGAG ATTATATTGATATTGGTACTGTTGGGAGCTACAAGTGGAAAATCCCCAGACCATCAACTGCAATGGCAAGGTCCAGTACGGGAAGGTGACAGTAACATTGTTGCACACTCTTGCATCCATGACCAGATAATTGAACAAAGAAGGCGAACTGGGCACAAGGTGTATTCTGTTACCCCGCAACTTTATAAAGAGTCTGATATCTCAAAACTGCTTTACCATAAAGGTAGGGCATTGCTTGGTGTCTCCAACTTCTTGGAGCAACTAAAGGATGCCAAGCAACCCATAAGAATATATCTAAATTATGATGCTGTTGATCACTCGCCTGAAAGAGATTGTCGACGGGTTGGAGACATTGTAAAG GTTGGCGAGCCTCCCGTGACCTCTCTTCCTGACTCTCCTTCTTGCAATCCTCATGGTGATCCTCCAATTTTGGGTGACTGCTGGTATAACTGCACGTTGGATGATATCTCTGGGGAGGAAAAAAGGGCTCGCCTTCACAag GCTTTGGGTCAAACAGCGGACTGGTTCAGGAGGGCCCTGTCCGTTGAGCCTGTGAAAGGAAACCTGAGGTTAAGTGGATATTCTGCATGTGGACAAGATGGAGGGGTACAGCTCCCACGTGAATATGTTGAAG ATGGTGTAGCTGATGCTGACTTGGTTCTTTTCGTTACAACAAGACCTACCACTGGCAACACTCTTGCATGGGCAGTGGCATGTGAACGTGATCAATGGGGCCGTGCAATTGCTG GGCATGTGAATGTTGCTCCACGCCATTTGACAGCTGAAGCAGAGACCTTACTTTCAGCTACTCTCATACATGAG GTCATGCATGTTCTTGGTTTTGATCCCCATGCCTTTTCTCATTTTCGAGATGAGAGGAAAAGACGGCGTAGTCAG GTCACGAAGCAAGTTATGGATGAAAAGCTTGGTCGGATAGTGACACGTGTGGTGCTTCCACGTGTTGTCATGCACTCCCGATATCATTATGGG GCTTTCTCCGATAACTTTACTGGGTTAGAGCTAGAAGACGGAGGAGGACGTGGCACATCAG GATCTCATTGGGAAAAAAGGCTtctgatgaatgaaattatgacGGGTTCAGTCGATACAAGATCAGTAGTTTCGAAAATGACGCTTGCTTTACTAGAAGATAGTGGGTGGTACCAGGCTAATTATACCATCGCAGACCGTCTGGACTGGGGTTATAACCAAGGAACTGAATTTGTTACCTTGCCTTGCAATCTCTGGAAAGGGGCATACCATTGTAACACGACCCAGTCGTCTGGCTGTACATATAACAGGGAGGCTGAGGGTTACTGCCCGATTGTAAGTTACAGTGGAGACCTCCCTCAGTGGGCACGTTATTTTCCACTGGCTAACAAAG GAGGGCAGTCCTCATTGGCTGATTATTGTACGTACTTTGTAGCTTATTCTGATGGATCATGTACAGACACGAACGGTGCTCGAGCACCAGACAGAATGTTGGGTGAAGTGCGAGGGAGTAGCTCTAG GTGTTTGTCCTCATCATTAGTACGTACGGGCTTTGTACGTGGTTCAATAACCCAAGGAAATGGTTGTTACCAACACAGGTGCATTAATAACTCTCTAGAG GTTGCTGTTGATGGTATGTGGAAAGTATGTCCTGAAGGTGGTGGACCAATTCAGTTCCCCGGCTTTAATG GTGAATTGATATGCCCTGAATACCATGAGCTCTGTAGCACAGGCCGAGTTCTTGGATCAGGTCATTGTCCCGATTCTTGTCATTTCAATGGAGATTGTGTTGATGGAAGGTGCCGTTGCTTTCTAGGATTTCATGGTCATGACTGCAGTAAAC GCTTCTGCCCCGGCAATTGTAATGGACATGGCCAATGCCTCTCTAATGGGATTTGTGAATGTGAAAATGACTACACTGGTGTTGACTGCTCCACAG CCATTTGCAATGAACAATGTAGTCTTCATGGTGGAGTCTGTGATAATGGAGTATGTGAATTCCGTTGTTCAGACTATGCGGGCTACACATGCCAGAACAGCTCCATGCTCACCTCTAGTCTGCTAGTTTGCAAAAATGTGCTGGAAAGTGATCTAGCTGGGCAACACTGTGCACCCAGTGAACCAAGCATACTGCAGCAACTAGAAGAAGTAGTTGTTATGCCCAACTACCACCGTTTGTTCCCAGGTGGTGCCAGGaagttatttaatttctttggcAGTAGCTACTGTGATGCAGCAGCTAAGCGCCTTGCATGTTGG ATCTCAATCCAGAAGTGCGACAACGATGGTGACAACAGGCTTCGGGTCTGTCATTCAGCATGTCAGTCGTATAATTTAGCATGTGGGGCTTCACTTGACTGCTCAGACCAGACCCTCTTCAGTAGCGAGGAGGAAACTGAGGGGCAGTGCACAGGGTCCAGTGAAATGAAACTCTCATTGCTTGATCGGATGCTGAGTGTTTTCTATCTTAGCAATAATTCCTGGAAAGGAAGAATGTCTGTAAAAAGTAGGCAgcgttaa